Below is a genomic region from Tolypothrix sp. NIES-4075.
AGACTGTGGAATGGCGGCAAGCCTTGACTCCTCAATAACTTCCTCATCTAGTGGTGGCTCTGTCTCTAGTTCTGATAACGTTACGGGAACTGTCAATTTGTTTGACTGCTTTTCAATGAGATAATTGACAGCGTGACTCAGTTGCTCCTTAGTCGGGTTATCAAGGTCTTCACACTCGGCAGCGATCGCTGCCGCCGTAAATTCTTCCTTTGTGAATCCCTGATAGCCTTGCTTGTACAACCGAGTACGGACGTTATTGGTAAACTTGTTAGACATAATTTGCTCCTTATTTAAGTAGTAGTGAAACTTCTGGGCTTGCAGATTTCATGGTCGCTGTTCGCCTGTTGATTGCCCACTTAGCGGCAACGAAAGCAACTAGCGCCAGATTTTTGCTAGGGCGATATTCATCAGCCTGATACTGAACCCCAGCGCGTTCAAACCAGTAATAACGGGTGCTGCGAGGTACTTCTTTCAAATCAATTTTTAAGCGATTAGCAAGTAAATCCAAAAACTGCTTGCAGGTGTATTCAGTGTCTTTCGCCTCGTAAAAATCTTTAAACAGTGACCAGCGCTCCTCAAAGTCTGCCGCTTTAAATGAAAAAGCATACTTTCTTTTTAGGTCGGCAAACGCCTCCACAATCAGCAACGCATTAGGTGATTCAACCTCAAGCTTGAAATGTTGCTTCAAGATAGAAACTGTTCTGTACCAAGTTATGTCGGAAATATCTTTGCCAATGATGCGCTCGTAAACTTGTTTCAGCTTGCGATATTTAGTCGTATACCGTTTAGTTGCCACATTACCTCTGCGTTGTCGCTTAAGTGTGTATCAAATTAACCCAACATCCTTAAATCTAGGGAATTTGCTAAGACCACATCCATGTATCCAAAGAACTTGCTAAGACCACATTAATGGACGGCTTCAATACCTTTGGATTTCAAGGTTTAGATAAAATCATGCATTTGTTCGTTCGTGGGCTATACCTTCCTGATGCCAAGGCGATACCCTCGGTGGGGGTCATTGGACAGGGTAAATATCGCCCTGGTTTTGCAGGCATTTACCTTAGTGCTGGCAGTTAATATTCGCGAACGTCTCTACCATCATGTCCCCAAAAGCACTATTAGGCGAAGTATTAGGTACTGGGGACTGTATATCCATGCGAGAGCAGTTGATCAAAGCATTGGTCAAAGGCTTGACCGCCCGCATATAGTTTTCAACCTCGTTGCTATCCTCAGCGCTGCCAGCAGAATCAAGCAATTCATCAATTGCCGTCTGAATGCCGTTAATCAGGACTTCTTGCTTGCGAACAATTTTGTCAGTCATTTTTATGCCTCACTTAGTTAATAACAGCCGCATAACCGTATCTCCCGATGTTGGAAAATATAGGCTGTTGGAAACCGAGGGGCTTCTTTTGCTCGTCCAGCAAAGGAAGCAGACTCACCTGCCAGGGTCTAACTCGTCAGCTATTGAGTTTTCTTTTTTTCAGTGCTAGGGAATTTGACATATCCAATTTCTTGGCACTACTATTTTAATACAATCTGCCTTGTAATAAAAGCAGGCTTTTAATTAAATAAAACTGGGCATAGCAAGTTATTCAATAAGCTGTTTTAATATGACTGTTATTACCAGCGAGGTTTTATGCCTGTTAGAAACAAAATAAGGAGGCTAATTGATGAAAAGTTAAAAGTTACAAGATATGAATTTAGCGAACGTACAACCCTGAGCAAAACAACGGTTTACGCCCTATACGATAATCCCGAACAGATTCCCAACAAGGTGGCGATGGACAAAATCTGTGACTATTACAAAATCCAACCCTGCGAATTTATCGAATGGTACGAGGATAAATGATCAACACCGATTAATCCCATGCGATCACTTTCCTTGGCACTTCTTTCGCCCAATCTTTAATTCTGAGGAGAAGAACAGTTCAAACAACTCAAGTAACTGCTT
It encodes:
- a CDS encoding helix-turn-helix domain-containing protein; its protein translation is MPVRNKIRRLIDEKLKVTRYEFSERTTLSKTTVYALYDNPEQIPNKVAMDKICDYYKIQPCEFIEWYEDK